Part of the Gammaproteobacteria bacterium genome is shown below.
GGGCGGCGAAGTGCGAACGGAGGCGCTTGAGGGCTTGCGCCTCGAGCTGGCGCACCCGTTCGGCGGAGATCCCGAAGCGCCGCGCCAGTTCCTGCAATGTGGCCTTGTCCTCCGACATCCAGCGCCGGCGGACGATCTCAAGACTGCGCGCATCCAGCGTCTCCAGGCCCCGGCGCAGGCAGGTGCGGTTCTGCTCCTGGTCCTGGGTCGTTGCCAGGCTTTTTTCCGGGTCCGGGGACAGCGGGTCCGTCAAGCTGGCGGCGGGATTTCCGGTATCCGGGCGGGCACCCTCGATGGAGAGGTCGCGGGCCCCCAGGCGCTGTTCCATTTCCTGCACATCGGACGCGGAAACCCCTAGCGTATCGGCAATTTGGCAGGACTGGGCCTTTGTCAGAGGGCCTTCCAGCCCCTTGCACTGCGAGCGCAGCTTAAAGAACAGTTTCCGCTGGGCCTTGGTGGTGGCAACCTTGACGATCCTCCAGTTGCGCAGTACGAAGTGATGGATTTCCGCCCGGATCCAATGCACGGCAAAGGAGACCAGGCGCACGCCCTTGTCCGGGTCGAAACGCTTGACGGCCTTCATCAGGCCGATGTTCCCCTCCTGGATCAGATCGGCCAGCGGCAAGCCGTAACCCACATAGCCGTGCGCGACCTTTACTACAAAACGCAGGTGGGCGAGCACGAGTTGCCGGGCCGCCTGCAGGTCGCTGCGGTCACGGAGGTTGCGGGCGAGGTCCTGTTCCTCCTGCTGGCTGAGCAGGGGGATGCGATTGACCCCCTGGATATAAGCATCCAGCGAGCCTGCCGGGATGGGCAGGGCCGCCCCGGGGGCCGCAGCATAAGATACGACGTCAGTCATCGAAAAACCCCTCCAAAAGGTTTGGCACTCTATGTCTTAGAGTGCTAGTTTGCTAGCTAAGTTCCTGCTTGTCAAGGCGAAATATGAGGTCGGCGCATATGATTCGATTTAAGCGCGACGGGTTTCCTGCATCATTTTGCGGATGACGGGGGTAAGAATGAGCTGCATGCAGAGACTCTTTTTACCTGCCGGGACCACGATGGTGTCGGGCGTGGACATAAAAGACCCGTCAAGCATTTCCAGCAGCGATCTGAAATCCGGCTGCAGTTTTTCCATGTCCTGAATGTGCACGACGGAAAAACTTTCGTCGTTGGTGGGGATTGCAATTGCGGTAAAAGGATTCGATGTATCCACGGTCGGCACCCGCTGAAAGTTGATGTGCGTTTGGGAAAACTGCGGGACGATGTAGTGCACGTAGTCGTGCATACGGCTTAGGATCATGTTGATCGCGTTTTCAGCGGAATATCCTCTGACTTCCCGGTCGCGGTGGATTTTTTGCGCCCACTCCAGGTTGATAATTGGAGTTACGCCGATTAGGAGATCTACATGCTTGGCGATGTCCGCTTGCGGGATTGTCAGGCCGCCGTGCAGCCCTTCGTAGAACAGGAGGTCCGTTTCCTTCGGCAGCGGCTCCCAGGGAGTCAGCGCCCCCAACGGGAGGCCGTGGAGGGCGGCTTCCTGCTGATTGTGTATGTAATACCTGCGCCGGCCTGTCCCGTGCTCCGAATACTCCCGGAACGTCGCTTCAAGATTTTCGAAAAGATTTCCCTCCGGGCCGAAATGAGTGATCCGTCCGCCGCTTTTCTCCGCCTTCAGGGTGGCCCGCTCCATGGCGACGCGGTCATAACGGTGAAATCCGTCCCCCTGGATAAGGGCGGGGCGGATCTTCTCCCGCCGGAAAATCTGCTCGAATGCGATGCGCGCATTGGTAGTGCCGGCGCCAGACGAGCCGGTTACGGCGATGATGGGATGTGCTTTTGACAACGGCGGCAAAAAATGCGATTTTCTTTAGCTTGCGTTAAAGAGTAATTTTGCAAGAAACAGCCGGCTTTTGTAAAGTGGGCCGGCGCATATTGTCCCGGGCCGGAACGGTTCGGGGCCCATGTTTCTGGATGCGCTATAAAGAGTCCTTGTCAAGAATGTTCTTCATTCGGAATATCGCCGCCGAAACCAGACTCCATTTGCGGGTCCTGAAATATCTGAAGCCTTATCGGTGGCTGTTTGCCTTTGCGATGCTGTCTTTGGTTTGCTTCGCCGCTACCCGCCCCCTGATCGCCTATTTAATGAAGCCCTTTTTCGACAGTGCCTTGCTCGAGAAAAACTCGCACCAGATGGTGTTGATCCCCTTGTATCTGGTTCTTCTGACCATTGTTGGAGGCTTCGCATCGTTCTTCAGCGCCTGGTCCATGCGCGGGATTGGAGTGCGGATGGTCAAAGATATCAGTTGCCAGTTGTTTCGCCACTTTGTAAGTCTTCCCATGAGCTATTTCGATCGCCAACCGAGCGGAGGGATCATTTCGAAATTTTCCCACGAAGTCCAATTGCTTCGCAACTCCATGACGGAAGTCATGATGACGCTGGTGCGGGAAGCTCTCGTTGTGTTCGGGTTGGTAGGATGGCTTTTGTATCATAATTGGCAGTTGGCCATGCTCATGCTGTTGATGTTGCCGATTGTGGGGCGGATGATCGTCCAGTTTCGCGGCTGGTTCAAATCTCTTTGCCACAAGGAGCAGGACTCCATGGCGCGGATCACTCAATTTCTGAGCGAAACGTTTTCCGGGATTCGCGTGGTCAAATTGTACGATATCAAGCAAAAAGAGAACGAAAGGTTTCGGATAAGAATGGAAGAACATCAGCGCCATATCATGAAGTCGATCGCCCTGGGCGCCGCCAGCGCTCCATTGGTACAGGTGATAATGGTGATTCCCATGGCCCTGATGATTATTATGGTCGAGGGCCAGCTGTTGGCGGGAAAGATCACGGTGGGCGACTTTGTCGCCTTTTTCAGCGCTTGCGCCCTGATGGCAGGCCCGTTGAAGCGCCTGATCGGCGCCAGCCAGGCGTTGCAACAGGGGGCGGTGGGAGCGGAGAGGGTTTTTACCATTATTGACAAGCTGCCCGAGAGCGATAAGGGGACGATAAAAGCGGAGGGCATAGAGGGCAGTCTTGCGTTCCGCGATGTGTGCTTTTCTTACTCCGAGGACCGCCTCCCCGCCCTGTACGATGTCAGCCTGGAGATCCGGGCAGGGGAAAAAATCGCCTTTATTGGCCCGTCCGGCAGCGGCAAGTCCACCCTGATTCACTTGATTGCCCGGTTTTACCGCCCTAACGAAGGCCAGATCCTTCTGGATGGCGTGGACGTGGAGCAATATACCCTGGAATCTTACCGGAGCCAGATCGCCATCGTTAGCCAGGAGATCGTTTTGTTCGACGAGACGATCGGCTTCAATATCAGTTACGGCGTTTCCGGAGGCGTTGCGGAGAAGGACGTGCTGGCCGCCGCCGAAGCGGCGGGCGTCATGGAATTCGCATCGAAACTGCCTGCCGGGCTGGATACTCTCGTCGGCGAAAATGGCATGCAGCTGTCCGGTGGACAGCGTCAGCGCATAGCCATTGCCCGGGCGCTATTGAGAAAGGCCACCATCCTGATCTTCGACGAGGCCACTTCCGCGCTGGACGCCGATGCGGAGCGGGGTGTGCGCCAAGCGCTCAATACCGTGGGCCGTGACCGCACCTGCATTATTATTTCTCACCGCATGTCCACGGTCCAGGTCGCGGACCGGGTCGTGGTTCTCGAACGCGGGCGCATCCTGGAAATCGGCACTCGCGCGGAGCTGTTGCGCCGCAGCCTCGGCAGCTCCCGGGAGAGCGCGCCCGGGGGGATGGCTATCACCGGTTGAGAGGGCCGGTTGAGAGGGGGCTTGGCCGCGGCGGGAGGCGCCGCGACAGGGTTATGCCGTTGCTTGTTCTGGAAAGGACCTTACCATTCGCTTTAGTAATTCGGTGTTGGAATTTTCAGTTCCGTAGCGTAAATGTATGTACGCATCGGTGATGGCTGCGATCTCCGGCGCGCAGGGCGGCAGGCGTTTCTGCGCGATTTGGGAGAGGTCGAGCGGGCCCTGGTGCGGCAATATCTCGACTCCCTTCTTGGCGAGTTTCCGGCAAAAGAGATCGTAGATCTCTTTTGCCGGGTCGCGCCGCACCGAGATTCGACGTAGCGCCCACAGGTGGAATAGCAGCAACAGCGTGGCCGACAGGAGCACGAGAAGTCCCAGGGATTCTATCGCGTTGAGTTCTCCTATTCCGATTTTATTAAGCAGATACCGCTGCTGATCTTCGCCGAAGAAAAGGATCCAGTGATTCCAGTTGTTGATCATCGCATCCGCCAGGTCCCGGATGTTTTGCCACAGGCGAACGGCAAGATTACCGCCCCGGAGTTGAAACAAGAGAGACTGGGAAGGGTTGAAGGTGGCCAGAAAGTCTTCCATTCCTCTTTGGATCCTTTCCGGGGCCACGGCCGATGTGGGGTCCACCCTGTCCCAGCCTTTTCCTTCAAGCCATACTTCCACCCAGGCATGGGCACTTTGCGAGTGTATTGCGTAATAGCCTCCGATCGGCTTGAAATCTCCCCCCTGGTAACCGGTGACGATGCGGGCGGGTATGCCTGCCGCCCGCATCAGGACGGTAAAGGCGGCGGCGTAGTGTTCGCAGAAGCCCTCCCTGGTATCGAACAGGAATGCGTCCACGGGGTCTCCTTGAATGGCTTTCGGCGTCAGGGTATAGAAGAATCCCTCGTTGTGCATCATGCTCAGGGCTTTTCGCATAATCTGCTTGTCGCTTAGATTTTCCTCCCGCCAACTCCTGGCCAGCGCGACGGTACGGGGGTGTTTGCCCGCGGGTAATTGCAGGCCGGGGTGAGCGTCGCGTTTCACGGGATGGGGCGAAGATATCCGGTAGTTTTGATAGGCGGACAGCTGAAAAAATTGCCTCTTGTTGACCGGGGTGGCGGACAGGAGTTGCAGATCGGCATTGAGCCGCGTCCCCGAAGGGGCATTGGTGGGAATATCCAGCGCAAAGATCCAATTCTTCCCGTGTGGTTCCAGGGTGATAGAATAGGGGATCGGCTGCGATTCTCCTGTGATTTGCGGCAGTCTGCGCTCCTTATTGGTGCCGAATGTTCCTGGTGTCCAGTTCTTGCCGTCCGTGTACCAGAACACCGGGCCTCTCCAGTACAGGCTGCTGTTTTCCGGGCGGCGGTCGTAGAAATCGGCACGGAAAACGATTTCTCCCGCGGATTGGGCAATGCGACTGATGCTGCCCAGTGTCATTCGGTCGCTGATGCCGATCTTGCTGGCGAAACTGTCCGCGGGCAGCCCCCACAGGGGGCCGGGAATTCTCGGAAAAAGGATGAAGGCGGCCACCATGAGCGGCGTGGCCTGTGCCAGAAGCTGTACGGACAGCTTGACGCTTTTCCAAAGCCCCTTGCGCGGCCCCCCGAAGTGCAGCAGAGCCAGGCCTACCGTCAGTATTACGAGGTTCAGGAGCGTATAAAGGGCCGCCAGGGGCGAATCGAAATCCAGGAACAGAAGGGCTCCCAGAAAATAGGCCATGAAGGTGGCGATATAGAAGTCGCGCACAGCATATATCTGGCGCAGCTTGAATATGCACAGCACGGACAGGGCGACTGTGCCCGAGTTTTTGCCGAAATCGCCGTAGCCTGCATATATCGCCAGCAAGCTCATGAGCATTAACGCATTGTCCGTATAGCGGCGGAGCCTGGTCCGTTTCCTCATATAGGGAAGGTACGTGCTGAGAAGATGTATGCAGGCCAGACCGTAGAAGAGCGCGGTCGCCCATGCCGGCGTATGAAAAGCATGGCCGCTTGCCGCCAGGAGCGTGCCCAACCATACGCAATACAAGGCCGGTCGGTTGACGGTCATGCGCTCAAACTCCGAACAAAGCCAGGGCTGCAAGGCAGCGGCCGTGATGGGCATTCCCCTGTCCCGGAGGAATATCGGCGCCCGGCAGATTCATTCCGTACTGACTGTCTTTTGCCTCGGCATCCAGAAGCCAGAGGCATAGTTGCGACAATCTCGGCTCGTTGCCGGGCAAGGATGCCACATGCTGCCAGTCCAATATGATTTTTTCTTTTTGGCCCTTGGTAAAGTGCTTGACCAGGATCTCCTGCCCCTCCAAAGTTTTCCATACGATGTTGCGCGGCGAATCCCCGGGTTGGTACGGCCGGAATCCCCGCAGGTCTTCGACTCCGATGGCGTTGCCGGGGTTTTCTTCTCCCACGACCGGGTTGGACCGCGGCAGAGGCAGATGTCCCTCGGGGCGGGGGTAAACCAGACAACGCTGGCGTGTTGGGATTCGCGCCCAGGCTCGGAACAGGCCTAGCGGATACCTGGTGCCGATCCGGATGAGTTCCAACTCCAGCCAGCCTCTCTTCCCGGCGGTGACGGGCAAATCGGAGGAGACCCTGCTGCCTGCGGGGATTGCTATGAGAACCGGCGCCGGGGGCTGGTCTTTGCGATGCGGGGGCGACAGCCTGCCGACCTGCAACTGGATCGCATGGCGGTCTCTGCCCCGCGGATTCTCCAGGTGGACCGGAAAGGAGATGGAGTCGCCCGCAAATCCTGGCAGCGGATTGGCGGTGATGCTGATTACCAGGCCGCGCAGGTTCTTGTATGCATGCAACGGACACAGCGCCGCCACTCCGCCCAGGAGAAATGTGGCGCCGTAGATCAGGCTGTTGCTGTAGTTGATGGCGCAGGTGAGCATGATGCTCAACATGCCGAAATAAAAACAGCCCTCCCGGGTCGGCAGGACGTAAATGTTCCACAGCCCCAATCGCGTCCGTTGCCCGGGCGATGGGTTGCCGACGGAGTTTCCCGCGGCGTCTGCGTTTGACGGTTTCCGGGGATGCTTCCCGTAGCGCATCTTCAGGGAATGGGGACCGCTTCCAACAGCGCCCTTACGGCCTCCTCCTTGCTGTCTTTGCTGCCCCCTCCCTCCCGGTACTGCAACCGATGGCTTGCGACGTATGGCAGGATCGCCTGGATATCCTCAGGCAGGGCCATGGTCCTGCGGTTGCTCAGTGCCCAGGCCTGAGCGCATTGCAGAATCGAGACCCCGGCTCTTGGGGAGAGGCCGTGAGTATAGTTGGGCGATTCGCGAGTATGCAGGATGATTTGCTGCAGGTAATCGAGCAGGGCGTCGCTGACGTGGATGTCGCGCGCCAGCTTTTGCAGGGATATCAGGCGCTCGACCGTCGCGATCGGCTTCAGGGCATGCAGCAATTGTCTCCGATCCTGCCCGCGCAGCAGGTCCCGTTCCGCGGCTGTGTCGGGGTATCCCAGCTGCATGGACATGGTAAAGCGATCGATCTGGGATTCGGGCAGCGGGAAGGTTCCGATCTGGAAGAACGGATTCTGGGTCGCGATTAGAAAGAAAGGTTGCGGCAGGTCGCGGGTCTTTCCCTCTATGGATACTTGCCGTTCCTCCATGGCCTCGAGCAGCGCGCTCTGTGTCTTGGGGGTGGATCGGTTGATCTCATCGGCAAGCACCAGTTGCGCGAAGATCGGCCCGGGCTGGAACTTGAGGCTGTCTGTCTGGCGGTTGTATATGGAGAAGCCGAGTATGTCCGACGGCAGCAGATCGCTGGTGAATTGAATGCGCTGAAAACTCAGCCCGAAAACTCTGGCCAGCAAATGCGCCAGGATGGTTTTGCCGACGCCGGGGATGTCCTCGATTAGCAGGTTTCCCTGGGCGATCATGCAGGCAATGGCAATCTGCAGGGCCCTCTTTTTTCCCAACAGGATTTCTTCCGACGCAGAGAGGATCTGCGCGACGCATTGTTCCGCTTCCTTGACGCGGGCCTCGAATTCCCCGGTTATTTCACTTGCCCGCAATGGTGAACCCTTCTATCAGCACCGACCCGGTCTGGATGTTGCCGCGCCTGTCCGTATCGCCGGAAATCAAGCGGACCCCGCGAAATATTTCGCGCAGATTCCCCGCGATGGTGACTTCCTCGACGGGGAAGGCCGTCGCGCCGCGTTCTACCCAGAAACCGGACACTCCCTGGGAGTAGTCGCCGGTAACCAGGTTGGTCCCGGAGCCCAGCAGGTCCGTCACCAGGAGCCCCGTGTGCATCGTCTTCAGCAGGGCGGGCAGATCGTGGGGCGCATTTGCCGCCGACACGAGCAGGTTGTGAACGCCTCCCGCGTTGCCGGTGCTGCGCATGCCCAGTTTGCGCGCGGAATACGAGCCTAGAAAATAGCTTTTCAGTACGCCGTCCTGCACGATTGCCCGCGGCTGGGTGGCCACGCCTTCATCGTCGAAAGGAGCGCTTCCCAGCGCTTGTTTTATCAAGGGTTCTTCCCGGATTCGCACGGCTGGAGGAAAAATTTCTTGTCCCAGCGCGGCGGCCAGGAAAGAGGTGCGGCGGTAGAGATTTTCCCCCGACAAAGCCCGGACGAGGGCGCCGAACAGGCTGGCCGCTACGGGGGCTTCAAAGATCACAGGCGCCCTGCGGTTGCTGAGAGACCGCGGAGAAAGCCGCCCCAGGACGCGCTCGGCCGCTTTTTCTCCGATCGCCCGGGGAGAGAGCAGACGGCCCCGGTCGCGCGCCGCATCGTACCATCCTTCCCGCTGCATGCCGGCTTTGTCCTCGGCGATCACCGTGCATTCAATGCTGTGCCGCGTGCCGCGCCAGCAATCCAGAAAACCGTGCGTATTCCCGTAAGCCAGGGTGCCCCGGTAGCTGTGTATCGAGGCGATATCGGTTTTGCAGATCCGCTTGTCTTTCGCCAGGGCCGCCGATTCCGCCTCGCAAGCCAGGTTTATGGCCTCTTCGGGAGATACCTGCCAGGGATGATCCAACTCCAGATCTGGATTCTCCCTGGGCATAAGATCGGGATCGGCAAGTCCTTCGCATTCGTCCTCCTCCGTGCAGCGGGCGATGCGGCAGGCCGCCCGTACCGCCTCCTTCGCTCCTTCGATACTGAGATTCGAGGTGGAGACAGAACCGGCACGGTTGCCGTCATAGACCTTAAGGTTAAGCTGCATGTCCTGCTGATGCTCAATAGACTCCACTTCCGCCATGCGCACGTTCACCGACAGGCCGTTACCGCTGCTGCAAATGGCCTCTGCGCTGCTTGCCCCCGCCGCCAGGGCTTCTTTGAGGGAGAGATCGATCCGTTCCAGCAGTCTGGTGGTTTCTGGAGACCGGTCGGTGGCGGCGATAGCCCGAACCATGCTCCCTATTCTACCTGACGAGGATTGCCCTGTCTCTAGCATTTCATGGGCACGGAGATACAATCCCGGCATGGATTTGCGGAATATTCTGGCCCCGCTCAATCGGGAACAGCACGCTGCGGCCACGGCCGCGCAGAGAAACTGGCTGGTTCTCGCCGGGGCCGGTTGCGGCAAGACCCGTGTTCTGGTGCACAGGATGGCGTGGAGCATCGTCACCGGCAAAGCCCGTCCGCACTGCATCCTGGCGGTTACCTTCACCAACAAAGCGGCCCGCGAGATGCTTCAGCGGTTCAACGACCTGCTGGGAGGGACGCATGACGACATGTGGATCTCCACGTTCCACGGGATTGCGCATCGCCTGCTGCGAATTCATGCGCAAGATGCCGGATTGGCCGGGGATTTTCGGATTTGCGACAGCGAAGAACAGCTCCATATCGTGCGGCGCGTTATCCTCCAACTGCGCCTGGATGAAGAGGTATGGGTGCCCCGGCGCGCGCAGGCGTTTATCAATGCCCGCAAGGAAGAGGGTCTGCGGCCCCGGCATTTGCGGCAATCGCGTACCGCGCCCGAAGAATTGGTGCGAATATACGAAGAATATCACGGTATCTGCGAGCGCGAGGCACGGGTGGACTTTGCCGAACTGCTCTTGCGCGCCTTCGAATTGTTCCGCGGCAAGGCCGATATCTTGTCCCGGTACCGGGAGCGGTTCCCGCATGTTTTCGTTGATGAATTTCAGGATACCAACGCGCTGCAATATGCATGGCTCCAGTTGCTGGTGGGCGACCGGGGCCGGCTCTTTGCGGTGGGGGACGACGACCAGTCCATATACAGTTGGAGGGGGGCGAGGCCGGAACATGTATATCGGTTCCGCAAGGATTTTCCTGACGGCGGCCTGTTGCGGCTGGAGAGGAATTATCGTTCCACGGGGCATATCCTGAAGGCGGCCAACCAGTTGATCGCCTACAACGAGAGCCGCGTGGGCCACAAGCAATTATGGACGGACAGGGGAGACGGGGAACAAGTCGTTTTATACTCTGCCTACAACGAATGGGACGAATCTCGCTACGTTGCGGAGGAAATCCTGAGATGGAAAGGGTGCGGCCGCGATTATGCCGGCGTGGCCGTGCTGTACCGGGTAAGCGCCCAGTCTCGCGCCCTGGAGGAGGCGCTGCTCCGTACCGAAATCCCCTACCGTATCTACGGGGGGCTCCGTTTCTACGAACGACAGGAGATCAAACATGCCCTCGCCTATTTGCAACTGGCGGTATCGCCGGGGGAAAATGCGTCCTTCGAGCGGGTGGTCAATTTTCCTCCGCGAGGAATTGGCTTGCAGACCCTGGAGACCTTGAAGGCTGTCGCGGGTCGTCGGAGGTGTTCGTTATGGCAGGCGACGGCGCATGTCGTGGAGGAAGGCGCCATGTCGCGCAGAGCCCTGGGCGCCCTGGAGAAATTCCTGCAATTGATCGGCGCGCTGGCGGCGCGGATTGATGCGCTTCCCCTGGCCGAGGCCGTAGAGACGACGACCCGGGTCAGCGGCTTGATCGATCATTACCGCAAGGACGAGAAGGACTCGTTTCGGTTGGAAAACCTGGAGGAATTGGCCGCGGCGGCTGCAGCATTCGAGGAAACGCACAAGGAGCAGATGCCTGAAATGTCGCCTGTTATCGGCTTTTTGAGCCACACTACTCTGGATTCGGGCGAAGAACGGACAGCCGACTCCGTCCAGGACCACGTGCGCCTGATGACCCTGCACGCCGCCAAGGGTCTGGAGTTCGACAAGGTATTTCTGGTAGGGATGGAGGAGGGATTATTCCCGCACCATCTGTGTCTGGAAAGCGCGGAACAAATCGAAGAGGAAAGGCGCTTGTGTTATGTCGGCATGACCCGGGCGCGGCGTTCTCTTACCTTGGTCAGGGCCGAGCGGCGGCGCCTGCACGGCAAGGTGCGCGACAGCCGCGCCTCGCGCTTTTTAAGCGAGATCCCCGTGGCGGAGGCCGTTTCCGCACCCGCGGAACAGGACCGGCGCGGCCCGCTGCCGGAGGAAAGCCGTTTGGAGCTCGGCCAGCGGGTACTCCACGCCAGCTTTGGAGAGGGTGTGGTCCTGGCTATGGACCGGCAAGGTTTTCAAACCCGGGTCCAGGTAAGATTCGAGGCTGGCGGCAACAAGTGGTTGATTGCCGAAGTGGCGCCGATGAGCGTCATTTGATCCTGGGCGGCACGATGAACAGCGGCGCGAAGACAATAGATTGCGGGGCGGGAAAGGGGGCGATTCGCATGGAATTCGCTTCGATACCCCGGTTTTCCCTGTCCCGTATCCTGCCTCGTATGCGGTTTTTGTTGCCGCTGCTGGGGCTTTTGCTGAGCGCCTGCGAAGGCGGTGGCGGCCCGGAGACCGGGGCAGAAGATGGGCAGTCCCGCCAAAGCTTTCGCTGGAGGATGGTAACGACCTGGCCGGCCGGTTTCCCGATATTTCAAGAGGGGGCGGAAAAGTTCGCCGAAGATGTAGCGGTCATGAGCGACGGGCGGCTGCAGATTCAGGTCTTCGCCGGCGGCGAGTTGGTCCCCGCCCTGGAAGTGTTCGATGCCGTTTCCCAGGGGGTGGTGGAGATGGGGCATGGCGCCTCCTATTACTGGGCCGGAAAAGTGCCGGCGGCGCAATTTTTCTCTACGGTGCCCTTCGGCATGAGCGCGGACGATATGCGGGCATGGCTATATGGCGGCGGCGGTCTGGAGATTTGGCGGCGCCTGTATGCTCGGTTTGGAATCGTGCCTTTCCCCATGGGGAATACGGGCCTGCAAATGGGAGGATGGTTCAAGCGGCGCATTGATTCGATTGACGACTTGAGAGGGCTGCGAATGCGCATCCCGGGACTGGGCGGCAGAGTCCTGAAAAGTGCGGGCGGCGCCCCGGTGTTGATTGCCGCGGGAGAGTTATATACGGCCCTGGAGCGCGGCGTGATTGACGCCGCGGAGTGGGTGGGGCCTTTCCACGATATGCGCCTGGGGCTCCACCGCGCGGCCAAATATTACTATTACCCCGGATGGCATGAACCGGGGACCGAATTCGAGCTGCTGGTGGGGACCGCGGCCTGGGAGCGGCTGCCGAAAGACTTGCAGAAGATTGTAGCCGTAGCCGCTACGGCGGCGGGCAACTGGCTCTACGCCCAGATGGAGACGCGCAATCGGCAGGCCCTGCAGGAGATAAAAGAGCACCAGAGAGTGCAAATCCTGGCCTTCCCGCCCTCCGTGCTGGCAGAGCTGAGAAAGCTGACGCAGGCGACGCTGGACGAAGAGGCCGGGCGCGACGCGGAGTTCAAAGAGGTGTACGAGGCCTATTCCCGGTTTCGGGAAGGGCTGCGGGAATGGGACGAGATTGCCGGGGAGGGTCTGTAGGAGGAATCTTTTTAGTGGCTGCGACCCGGCCGCTTGCTATTGGCTGTTCTCCACGATGTAGTCCACGGCGGCCTTCACTTCCTCGTCGGAGAGTGTCGCATCGCCGCCCCGGGCGGGCATCGGCATGATACTGCCCTCCCCCTGGTATCCGTTGATCGCATTCTTGTAGAGGACCTCGATGCCCCGCGCCATTCGCGAAGCCCAGGCCTCCCGGTCGCCCAACTGAGGGCTCCCCGGGATACCGGTTCCATGGCAGGATAAGCAAAGCCGGTTGTAAATGTTCATGCCGACGGAGCCGCCTGTGGCCGCCTCCTGGGCATCTCCAGGAGCCTCCGGTGCGGCCGCTACGACGGCCATCGCCTCCGGCGCCGGGCTGGCAGGAGGCTCTTCGCCGGCTATGGCTACCCTGCCCACGGGCGCCGTGCGCTCCATGACCGCGGCCTGGCTCAAGGCGGGGTGATCTACCCGCTGTCCCAGCGCCCTGGCAACCGCCAGGAAAGCGATCATCATACATGCCAGCAGGGCAACTACGATCGCGAAATTCTGAAAAAAAATCCGGTCTCTTTCCTTGCTCATGCTCGGGGCCTCATTTTCCGCATGTTCGTTTGTGTCCGATGCGCATCGTGTACACTCTTGCCGGGCGGGTGTATTCTTAAAGGCCGTCACGGCGCCCTTAGCTCAGCTGGATAGAGCGTCGGCCTCCGGAGCCGAAGGTCAGGGGTTCGAATCCTCTAGGGCGCGCACTCTAAGTCGCGCATGATCCCCCCCGCCCCGTTAGTTGCCGTTCCCCATCCTCCGCCGTTCTTTCTCGATTAAGCGATTGACGACCCGAATCATGCCGTCGTCGGAACCTGCCAGGCGGCCGGAAGTCAGGTACCTGCCGTTGACCACGAGCACGGGCACGCCTTCGATCTGGAAGCGGCTGGTCAGCAACAGGGACTCCTTGATCCTGGATTGCACCGCTTGCGATTCGTATAGCCGTTCAAAATCCTCCTCGGCGACGCCCTGCGCAGCGAAGAATGCCTGTAACGAACTTTTGCTGTTCGTCTGTTTTTTCTTCTCGTGTATCCTGCGAAAGAGAGGAGAATGAATCTTTTCTTCGATGCCGAGCTCCACGGCCAGATAGTACGCTATCGCGTGATGTAGCCAGCGTTTGCTGAGGATGGCGGGGACGCGCTTGAATACCACATCCGCGGGCTTTCGGGACCGCCATTTCTCCAGATGCGGTTCAAGGCTGTAGCAATGCGGGCACCCATACCAGAAAAACTCCACGACTTCGATCTTGGTTTCGTCCGCCGGCGGGCGCGGCGTGGCAAGCGCCTGGTATCCCTGCCTCTCCGGCGGCGCGGCCTGCACGTTTATGG
Proteins encoded:
- a CDS encoding TRAP transporter substrate-binding protein, producing MVDCRSGADERHLILGGTMNSGAKTIDCGAGKGAIRMEFASIPRFSLSRILPRMRFLLPLLGLLLSACEGGGGPETGAEDGQSRQSFRWRMVTTWPAGFPIFQEGAEKFAEDVAVMSDGRLQIQVFAGGELVPALEVFDAVSQGVVEMGHGASYYWAGKVPAAQFFSTVPFGMSADDMRAWLYGGGGLEIWRRLYARFGIVPFPMGNTGLQMGGWFKRRIDSIDDLRGLRMRIPGLGGRVLKSAGGAPVLIAAGELYTALERGVIDAAEWVGPFHDMRLGLHRAAKYYYYPGWHEPGTEFELLVGTAAWERLPKDLQKIVAVAATAAGNWLYAQMETRNRQALQEIKEHQRVQILAFPPSVLAELRKLTQATLDEEAGRDAEFKEVYEAYSRFREGLREWDEIAGEGL
- a CDS encoding c-type cytochrome codes for the protein MSKERDRIFFQNFAIVVALLACMMIAFLAVARALGQRVDHPALSQAAVMERTAPVGRVAIAGEEPPASPAPEAMAVVAAAPEAPGDAQEAATGGSVGMNIYNRLCLSCHGTGIPGSPQLGDREAWASRMARGIEVLYKNAINGYQGEGSIMPMPARGGDATLSDEEVKAAVDYIVENSQ
- a CDS encoding thiol:disulfide interchange protein DsbA/DsbL, coding for MYLRAKLPLLSLALFLAINVQAAPPERQGYQALATPRPPADETKIEVVEFFWYGCPHCYSLEPHLEKWRSRKPADVVFKRVPAILSKRWLHHAIAYYLAVELGIEEKIHSPLFRRIHEKKKQTNSKSSLQAFFAAQGVAEEDFERLYESQAVQSRIKESLLLTSRFQIEGVPVLVVNGRYLTSGRLAGSDDGMIRVVNRLIEKERRRMGNGN